A single region of the Plantactinospora soyae genome encodes:
- a CDS encoding type II secretion system F family protein, whose translation MLNWPLTIGVLAGAAVGLGLFLLVREALPATPALGPALRRLHQPPGLSRPARTAGRDLDWLSGLSRWLRPPHRQLALLGQTPEQYTLSLVLSGLIGLATPAVSTAILFLAGIRPPIVLPTVGALGFALVCVLLAHRSVLVKAERARREFSQAVCAYLDLVALQLSAAHGPVQALERAAEVCDGWVFERIREALRMAQLQMHSPWDELRDLAEKIGIPELGDVGAIMQSSGTEGAQVHDSLRGRADSLRDQIRTDNLARAEAVTSRLDVPGALLVFVLVGFVLYPFVARI comes from the coding sequence ATCCTCAACTGGCCCCTGACCATCGGTGTACTCGCCGGTGCCGCCGTCGGGTTGGGACTCTTCCTCCTGGTCCGGGAGGCACTTCCGGCCACCCCGGCGCTCGGTCCGGCACTACGCCGGCTGCACCAGCCCCCCGGGCTGAGCCGGCCGGCCCGAACCGCCGGTCGCGACCTCGACTGGCTCAGCGGGCTGTCCCGCTGGCTGCGCCCGCCGCACCGGCAACTCGCGCTGCTCGGCCAGACGCCCGAGCAGTACACCCTGTCGCTGGTGCTCTCCGGCCTGATCGGCCTCGCCACCCCGGCGGTGTCGACCGCGATCCTCTTCCTCGCCGGGATCCGACCACCGATCGTGCTACCCACCGTCGGCGCGCTGGGCTTCGCGCTCGTCTGCGTACTGCTGGCGCACCGGAGCGTACTGGTAAAGGCGGAACGGGCCCGGCGCGAGTTCAGCCAGGCCGTCTGCGCGTACCTCGATCTCGTCGCCCTGCAACTGTCCGCCGCGCACGGTCCGGTGCAGGCCCTGGAGCGGGCGGCCGAGGTCTGCGACGGCTGGGTCTTCGAGCGGATCCGGGAAGCGCTCCGGATGGCCCAGCTCCAGATGCACTCGCCCTGGGACGAACTCCGCGACCTGGCGGAGAAGATCGGCATTCCGGAACTCGGCGACGTCGGCGCCATCATGCAGTCCTCCGGCACCGAGGGCGCCCAGGTGCACGACTCGCTGCGCGGGCGGGCCGACTCGCTGCGCGACCAGATCCGCACCGACAACCTGGCCCGCGCGGAGGCGGTGACCAGCCGACTCGACGTACCCGGCGCGCTGCTGGTCTTCGTACTCGTCGGCTTCGTCCTCTATCCGTTCGTGGCCCGCATCTGA
- a CDS encoding cellulose binding domain-containing protein, with product MHSRPSRPARWWARTLILPVVAAALIAGSGTAAYAAAEDTEPPSTPGPITVVDTTANSVLLTWAASTDNVAVASYQVSQIFTDIGIMRSTPTNSILITGVLPSRTYTFGVWAVDAAGNRSTAPPSLRFTMPPGDSQPPTAPAALAVRLVGETSVSLGWSPSTDNVLLAQYEVLSIAPAGNTVVARVPLLPPAYPSTSASVAGLTPGTTYTFAVRALDEAGNYSALSDPVTVTTGRAPEPTPACTARYRTVSQWPGGSQVELVITNTGPAAISGWTLVWSFPSSQRIVSIWGAALVSQTEGTVTVRDVRHNATIRPGGTVAIGYVARGSAVPTAFALNGQSCRAG from the coding sequence GTGCACAGTCGTCCGTCCCGACCGGCCCGATGGTGGGCCCGTACCCTGATCCTGCCCGTCGTTGCCGCCGCCCTGATCGCCGGGAGCGGCACTGCGGCGTACGCCGCGGCCGAGGACACCGAGCCGCCGAGCACTCCCGGTCCGATCACCGTCGTCGACACCACCGCCAACTCGGTGCTGCTCACCTGGGCCGCCTCCACCGACAACGTCGCGGTGGCCTCGTACCAGGTCTCGCAGATCTTCACGGACATCGGCATCATGCGGAGCACTCCCACCAACAGCATTCTGATCACCGGAGTGCTGCCGTCCCGGACGTACACCTTCGGTGTGTGGGCCGTGGACGCGGCCGGTAACCGTTCGACCGCGCCGCCGTCGCTCCGCTTCACCATGCCGCCGGGCGACAGCCAGCCGCCGACCGCACCCGCCGCGCTGGCCGTACGTCTGGTCGGGGAGACCAGTGTCAGCCTCGGCTGGAGCCCGTCGACCGACAACGTCCTGCTCGCCCAGTACGAGGTGCTCTCGATCGCCCCGGCCGGCAACACCGTGGTGGCCCGGGTGCCGCTGCTTCCGCCCGCCTACCCCTCGACGTCGGCGTCGGTCGCCGGGCTGACCCCGGGTACCACGTACACCTTCGCGGTGCGTGCCCTCGACGAGGCCGGCAACTACTCGGCGTTGTCCGATCCGGTCACGGTGACCACCGGCCGGGCGCCCGAGCCGACGCCCGCCTGCACCGCTCGGTACCGGACCGTCTCGCAGTGGCCCGGTGGGTCGCAGGTCGAGCTGGTGATCACGAACACCGGCCCGGCGGCGATCAGCGGCTGGACGCTGGTCTGGTCCTTCCCGAGCTCGCAGCGGATCGTCTCGATCTGGGGAGCGGCGCTGGTCAGCCAGACCGAGGGCACGGTCACGGTCCGGGACGTCCGGCACAACGCGACGATCCGACCGGGCGGCACGGTGGCCATCGGATACGTCGCCCGCGGGTCCGCCGTGCCGACCGCGTTCGCCCTCAACGGTCAATCCTGTCGGGCCGGATAG
- a CDS encoding CGNR zinc finger domain-containing protein has product MKQPGDRTPAPGQLALVQDLLNTVDIEADRDRLRTIAELAAFAAAHGSAGLTFTDSDVTETRRFREALRDACRGHTGSRVPAASAAVLRYTLGTAPLVLTIDDAGAARAVPAARLDGSAALIATVAAAILDAVAAETWPRLKSCAAHRCQWVYYDHSPAGRGRWCTMSICGSRAKMRAYRAGRAARG; this is encoded by the coding sequence ATGAAGCAGCCCGGTGACCGTACGCCCGCACCCGGACAGCTCGCGCTCGTGCAGGATCTGTTGAACACCGTCGACATCGAGGCCGACCGCGACCGGCTGCGTACCATCGCCGAACTGGCCGCGTTCGCCGCCGCACACGGCTCGGCCGGACTCACCTTCACCGACTCCGACGTGACCGAGACCCGTCGGTTCCGGGAGGCGTTACGGGACGCCTGCCGGGGACACACCGGCAGCAGGGTGCCGGCCGCGTCGGCCGCCGTACTGCGCTACACGCTCGGCACCGCCCCGCTGGTGCTGACCATCGACGACGCCGGGGCGGCGCGAGCCGTACCGGCGGCCCGGCTCGACGGGTCGGCCGCGCTGATCGCCACGGTCGCGGCGGCGATCCTCGACGCCGTCGCCGCCGAGACCTGGCCGCGCCTGAAGTCCTGCGCGGCGCACCGCTGCCAGTGGGTGTACTACGACCACAGCCCGGCCGGGCGCGGTCGCTGGTGCACGATGAGCATCTGCGGCAGCCGGGCCAAGATGCGCGCCTACCGGGCCGGCCGGGCGGCACGAGGCTGA
- a CDS encoding ParA family protein: MAIIALVSAKGSPGVTTAALACTLSWHHRTVLAECDPSGGSVLAGYLSGALPGPRGIGELAVGELRDGNLEQAFWSQLVDLDAPARERLLLPGVVDPAQAGSVIPLWQRFADFFGGLDKSRPAYDVIVDCGRLHVIGPPWPILRAADIVLIVTAARLPDLSSTQATIRTIERDFAEHRVPAGSLRLLLVGAGHGQSEVSKALRLPVIAQLPHDPRTAEVLSQGGTVRGNRPLMRAASGLEVPIRATLDRRRARVSWPAIEGVPDAV; the protein is encoded by the coding sequence GTGGCCATCATCGCCCTCGTCTCGGCCAAGGGATCGCCCGGAGTCACCACGGCCGCGCTCGCCTGCACGCTGTCCTGGCACCACCGGACGGTGCTCGCCGAGTGTGACCCGTCAGGCGGCTCGGTGCTGGCCGGCTACCTGTCGGGGGCGCTGCCCGGCCCTCGCGGCATCGGTGAACTGGCGGTCGGCGAGCTGCGGGACGGCAACCTGGAGCAGGCGTTCTGGTCCCAGTTGGTCGATCTTGACGCCCCCGCCCGGGAGCGGCTGCTGCTGCCGGGCGTGGTCGACCCGGCGCAGGCGGGCAGCGTGATTCCGCTGTGGCAGCGGTTCGCGGACTTCTTCGGCGGACTGGACAAGAGCCGACCGGCGTACGACGTGATCGTCGACTGTGGACGCCTGCACGTGATCGGGCCGCCCTGGCCGATCCTGCGGGCGGCGGACATCGTCCTGATCGTCACCGCGGCCCGGCTGCCCGACCTGTCCAGCACCCAGGCCACGATCCGGACCATCGAGCGGGACTTCGCCGAGCACCGCGTACCGGCCGGCTCGCTGCGACTGCTGCTGGTCGGCGCCGGACACGGCCAGAGCGAGGTCAGCAAGGCCCTCCGGCTGCCGGTGATCGCGCAGCTGCCGCACGACCCGCGTACCGCCGAGGTGCTCAGCCAGGGCGGGACCGTACGCGGCAACCGGCCGCTGATGCGCGCGGCCAGCGGCCTGGAGGTGCCGATCCGGGCGACCCTCGACCGCCGACGCGCCCGGGTGAGCTGGCCGGCGATCGAGGGGGTACCGGATGCGGTTTGA
- the recD2 gene encoding SF1B family DNA helicase RecD2, giving the protein MTARQAPTAEQRPTDRPPGAVLEAVLERITYANEETGYTIARFATDRSGSDLLTVVGSLLGVQPGESVRLVGRWGSHPKYGRQFEVQSYTTVLPATIQGIERYLGSGLIKGIGPKMATRIVEHFGVDTLRIIEEESGRLIEVPGLGPKRTKMIATAWAEQQSIKEVMVFLQGVGVSTSLAVRIFKKYGDGSISIVRNEPYRLAADVWGIGFKTADTIAQAVGIPHDSPQRVQAGIQYTLSEAADGGHCYLPEPNLVADAAEILGVPVELVRSCLTDLAADEGVVSEQVPNPSTEGGTIPAVYLVPFHRAESALAASLLRLLHHRSDRMPAFGTVDWTKALAWLRTRSGAELAPEQEAAVRLALTSKVAVLTGGPGCGKSFTVSSVIQLAAAKGAKIVLAAPTGRAAKRLTELTGHPAATVHRLLQLRPGGDPTHDRDNPIDADLIVVDEASMLDLILANKLIKAVAPGAHLLLVGDVDQLPSVGAGEVLRDVLNAEPVPRVRLTKIFRQAQESGVVVNAHRINAGQSPVLGEFPDFFLFPVDEPEATAELVVDIVARRVPRKFGLRSQDIQVLTPMHRGPAGAGNLNTALQQALAPYREGRPERRHGARVFRVGDKVIQIRNNYDKGAAGVFNGTVGVVTDLSLENRQLTVRTDEAEEIGYDFDELDELQHAYAITVHRSQGSEYPAVVIPVTMGSYTMLQRNLLYTAVTRARKLVVLAGSRKALAIAVRTAGTGRRHTALTHRLSTPDRRQ; this is encoded by the coding sequence GTGACGGCACGGCAGGCACCGACCGCGGAGCAGCGCCCCACCGACCGGCCCCCGGGAGCGGTGCTGGAGGCGGTGCTGGAGCGGATCACGTACGCCAACGAGGAGACCGGCTACACCATCGCCCGGTTCGCCACCGACCGGTCCGGCTCCGACCTGCTCACCGTGGTCGGATCGCTGCTCGGAGTGCAGCCCGGCGAGAGCGTACGGCTGGTCGGCCGGTGGGGATCACATCCGAAGTACGGGCGCCAGTTCGAGGTGCAGTCGTACACGACCGTGTTGCCGGCGACGATCCAGGGCATCGAGCGGTACCTCGGCTCGGGGCTGATCAAGGGGATCGGCCCGAAGATGGCCACCCGGATCGTCGAGCACTTCGGCGTCGACACCCTGCGGATCATCGAGGAGGAGTCCGGCCGGCTGATCGAGGTGCCGGGACTGGGACCGAAGCGTACGAAGATGATCGCCACCGCCTGGGCCGAGCAACAGTCCATCAAGGAGGTGATGGTCTTCCTCCAGGGCGTCGGGGTCTCCACCTCACTGGCCGTACGGATCTTCAAGAAGTACGGCGACGGCTCCATCTCGATCGTCCGGAACGAGCCGTACCGGCTGGCCGCCGACGTCTGGGGAATCGGCTTCAAGACCGCCGACACGATCGCCCAGGCGGTCGGCATCCCGCACGACAGCCCGCAGCGGGTCCAGGCCGGCATCCAGTACACCCTCTCCGAGGCGGCCGACGGCGGGCACTGCTACCTGCCCGAGCCGAACCTGGTGGCGGACGCCGCCGAGATCCTCGGGGTGCCGGTGGAGCTGGTCCGGAGCTGCCTGACCGACCTCGCCGCCGACGAGGGAGTGGTCTCCGAGCAGGTACCCAATCCGAGCACCGAGGGCGGCACGATCCCGGCGGTCTACCTGGTGCCGTTCCACCGGGCCGAGTCCGCGCTCGCGGCCAGCCTGCTCCGGCTGCTGCACCACAGGAGCGACCGGATGCCGGCGTTCGGCACGGTGGACTGGACGAAGGCGCTGGCCTGGCTGCGTACCCGGAGCGGAGCGGAACTCGCGCCCGAGCAGGAGGCGGCGGTCCGGCTCGCCCTGACCTCGAAGGTCGCGGTGCTCACCGGCGGCCCCGGCTGCGGCAAGTCGTTCACCGTCTCCTCGGTGATCCAGCTCGCCGCCGCCAAGGGGGCGAAGATCGTGCTCGCCGCGCCGACCGGGCGGGCGGCGAAGCGGTTGACGGAGCTCACCGGCCATCCGGCGGCAACCGTGCACCGGCTGCTGCAACTGCGTCCCGGTGGTGATCCGACCCATGACCGGGACAATCCGATCGACGCGGACCTGATCGTCGTCGACGAGGCGTCGATGCTCGACCTGATCCTGGCGAACAAGCTCATCAAGGCCGTGGCCCCCGGCGCCCACCTGCTGCTGGTCGGCGACGTCGACCAGCTTCCCTCGGTCGGTGCCGGCGAGGTGCTCCGGGACGTGCTGAACGCCGAGCCGGTTCCCCGGGTCCGGCTGACGAAGATCTTCCGGCAGGCCCAGGAGTCCGGGGTGGTGGTCAACGCGCACCGGATCAACGCCGGCCAGTCGCCGGTCCTCGGCGAGTTCCCCGACTTCTTCCTGTTTCCGGTGGACGAGCCGGAGGCGACCGCCGAACTCGTGGTGGACATCGTGGCCCGCCGGGTACCCCGGAAGTTCGGGCTGCGCTCGCAGGACATCCAGGTTCTCACCCCGATGCACCGGGGCCCGGCCGGCGCCGGCAACCTGAACACCGCGCTACAGCAGGCGCTCGCCCCGTACCGGGAGGGTCGACCGGAACGCCGGCACGGCGCCCGGGTCTTCCGGGTCGGCGACAAGGTGATCCAGATCAGGAACAACTACGACAAGGGCGCCGCCGGGGTCTTCAACGGCACCGTCGGGGTCGTCACCGACCTCTCCCTGGAGAACCGCCAACTCACCGTCCGCACCGACGAGGCCGAGGAGATCGGGTACGACTTCGACGAGCTCGACGAGCTCCAACACGCGTACGCCATCACCGTGCACCGGTCGCAGGGCAGCGAGTACCCGGCCGTCGTCATCCCGGTGACGATGGGGTCGTACACGATGCTGCAACGGAACCTGCTCTACACGGCGGTCACCCGGGCCAGGAAGCTCGTCGTGCTGGCCGGTTCCCGCAAGGCCCTGGCCATCGCGGTACGGACCGCCGGAACCGGTCGCCGACACACCGCCCTCACCCACCGACTGAGCACACCCGACCGCCGACAGTAG
- a CDS encoding TadE/TadG family type IV pilus assembly protein, which produces MTGRDRGSVSVETAILAPAFLALVALAGVAGRTAVAHEAIEVAAHDAARAASISRTAPDGRDAARAAVADRLAAEGLSCSGEPTLVLAGSMNGEDADFEDVYASGLGTDASVVVTVTCDVPVRDLRMPLLSGMRTFTTVEATFASPLDRYRGRSLR; this is translated from the coding sequence GTGACCGGCCGGGACCGGGGCTCGGTCTCGGTGGAGACGGCGATCCTCGCGCCGGCCTTCCTGGCGCTGGTGGCGCTGGCCGGGGTCGCCGGCCGGACCGCCGTCGCCCACGAGGCGATCGAGGTCGCCGCGCACGATGCCGCCCGGGCCGCCTCGATCTCGCGTACCGCCCCGGACGGTCGGGACGCGGCGCGGGCGGCGGTGGCGGACCGGCTGGCGGCGGAGGGGCTCTCCTGCTCCGGGGAGCCGACCCTGGTCCTCGCGGGCTCGATGAACGGCGAGGACGCCGACTTCGAGGACGTGTACGCCAGCGGCCTCGGCACCGACGCGTCGGTCGTGGTGACGGTCACCTGCGACGTACCGGTACGGGACCTGCGGATGCCGCTGCTGTCAGGGATGCGGACGTTCACCACCGTCGAGGCGACGTTCGCCTCCCCGCTGGACCGCTACCGTGGCCGGAGCCTCCGGTGA
- a CDS encoding prepilin peptidase, giving the protein MTGPAPVASWPARGLAALAIAPALRWLIATESVPYGQPRRTGCDSCGTPIGPAGPVGTLSPRGRCATCGSRLGAPPLTVEFVLLLAVAVLVLAGRPLVESLAFAWWAGCAVPLLFVDVAVHRLPDRLTFAAAGGTLTLLGIAALVADDPSAWWRALLAGLGAGLSFGVSTLLLGQRGFGLGDAKLALSSVALLGWLGWPAVVLGLLLAFTGSALYATVLLVTRRIGWRGHLPFGPFLILGTLGALALG; this is encoded by the coding sequence GTGACCGGACCCGCGCCGGTCGCCTCCTGGCCGGCCCGGGGGCTCGCCGCGCTCGCCATCGCCCCGGCACTGCGCTGGCTGATCGCGACCGAGTCGGTCCCGTACGGCCAGCCGCGTCGAACCGGCTGCGACAGCTGCGGTACGCCGATCGGGCCGGCCGGTCCGGTCGGAACACTCTCGCCACGGGGCCGCTGCGCCACCTGTGGATCCCGACTCGGTGCACCGCCGCTGACCGTCGAGTTCGTCCTGCTCCTCGCGGTGGCGGTACTGGTCCTGGCGGGCCGGCCGCTGGTCGAGTCGCTCGCGTTCGCCTGGTGGGCCGGCTGCGCCGTACCGCTGCTCTTCGTCGACGTGGCCGTACACCGGTTGCCGGACCGGCTCACCTTCGCCGCCGCCGGTGGCACCCTGACCCTGCTCGGGATCGCGGCCCTGGTCGCCGACGATCCCTCGGCCTGGTGGCGGGCCCTGCTCGCCGGGCTCGGCGCGGGCCTGTCGTTCGGGGTGAGCACCCTGCTGCTGGGGCAGCGCGGGTTCGGGCTGGGCGACGCCAAGCTGGCCCTGAGTTCCGTCGCGCTGCTCGGCTGGCTGGGCTGGCCGGCGGTGGTCCTCGGGCTGCTGCTGGCCTTCACCGGCTCGGCGCTGTACGCGACCGTCCTGCTGGTGACCCGGCGGATCGGCTGGCGCGGCCACCTTCCGTTCGGCCCGTTCCTGATCCTCGGCACCCTCGGCGCGCTCGCCCTCGGGTAA
- a CDS encoding CpaF family protein, which translates to MRFEPVYHDPRHGDPATAPAWQVIPHNGHQQPALPMANGSAPPYVLPPHPAPPPPAGPTRPRVDFAVVRELRRQLSERLTLWQRGREFSTDEEDAERARLAVAVVAEYADSTRRAGTPMSAVEERMLLDQVNAELVGLGRLQTLLVDNTIEEVHILGCDLVRISRRGGGVDWAEPIADSDEEMVEILQAAARRAGATERSLSTSKPTLDLQLPDGSRLAAVFLVSHRPYAVIRKHNTIEVSLDDITGARADLDEMLDVLIRDFLRAAMRAGLNIMVAGLAGAGKTTVIRALMDEIPADEPYVLLEESRELLPTRRGRKHRAVMSFESREGHGDRGMDGRPAGEVTIADLIPVALRMGVLRIIVGEVRSREIVPMLQAMTTSRGSMCTIHARTPAGVSERIIELALSHGREMTVEQARRMAGNALDLIVYVTIEDETAIGGRKHRFVSHVEEVIGVGEGNRITTTTVFGPGQDGRAVPRHLPERVRDQLLRVGYDVRLLTRYIEAGAGAWRRPRHSRLGPPA; encoded by the coding sequence ATGCGGTTTGAGCCGGTCTACCACGACCCGCGACACGGTGACCCGGCGACGGCGCCGGCCTGGCAGGTCATCCCGCACAACGGACACCAGCAGCCGGCCCTGCCGATGGCCAACGGCTCCGCCCCGCCGTACGTCCTTCCGCCGCACCCGGCACCGCCACCGCCGGCCGGCCCGACCCGGCCCCGGGTCGACTTCGCGGTGGTCCGGGAACTTCGTCGACAGCTGAGCGAACGGCTCACCCTGTGGCAGCGGGGGCGGGAGTTCAGCACCGACGAGGAGGACGCGGAGCGGGCCCGGCTCGCCGTCGCCGTGGTGGCCGAGTACGCCGACTCCACCCGCCGGGCCGGTACGCCGATGTCGGCCGTCGAGGAGCGGATGCTGCTCGACCAGGTCAACGCCGAACTGGTCGGGCTGGGCCGGCTACAGACCCTGCTGGTGGACAACACGATCGAAGAGGTGCACATCCTCGGCTGTGACCTGGTCCGGATCAGCCGGCGCGGCGGTGGTGTCGACTGGGCCGAACCGATCGCGGACAGCGACGAGGAGATGGTGGAGATCCTCCAGGCGGCCGCCCGCCGGGCCGGTGCCACCGAACGGTCGCTCTCCACCTCGAAGCCGACCCTCGACCTCCAGCTTCCCGACGGCAGCCGGCTCGCCGCGGTCTTCCTGGTCAGCCACCGGCCGTACGCGGTGATCCGGAAGCACAACACCATCGAGGTGAGCCTCGACGACATCACCGGCGCCCGGGCCGACCTGGACGAGATGCTCGACGTGCTGATCCGGGACTTCCTCCGGGCGGCGATGCGGGCCGGGCTCAACATCATGGTCGCCGGGCTGGCCGGAGCGGGCAAGACCACCGTGATCCGGGCCCTGATGGACGAGATCCCGGCCGACGAGCCGTACGTGCTGCTGGAGGAGAGCCGGGAACTGCTGCCCACCCGGCGTGGACGCAAGCACCGGGCGGTGATGAGTTTCGAGTCCCGGGAGGGGCACGGCGACCGGGGCATGGACGGTCGACCGGCCGGCGAGGTCACGATCGCCGATCTGATCCCGGTCGCGCTCCGGATGGGCGTACTCCGGATCATCGTCGGCGAGGTCCGGTCCCGGGAGATCGTTCCGATGCTCCAGGCGATGACCACCAGCCGGGGTTCGATGTGCACGATCCACGCCCGTACCCCGGCCGGGGTCAGCGAGCGGATCATCGAACTGGCCCTCTCGCACGGCCGGGAGATGACCGTCGAGCAGGCCCGCCGGATGGCCGGCAACGCGCTGGACCTGATCGTCTACGTCACCATCGAGGACGAGACCGCGATCGGCGGCCGGAAGCACCGGTTCGTCTCGCACGTCGAGGAGGTCATCGGGGTCGGCGAGGGCAACCGGATCACCACGACCACGGTCTTCGGCCCCGGCCAGGACGGCCGGGCGGTCCCCCGCCATCTGCCGGAACGGGTCCGCGACCAGTTGCTCCGGGTCGGGTACGACGTCCGCCTGCTGACCCGGTACATCGAGGCGGGCGCCGGTGCCTGGCGCCGCCCCCGGCACAGCCGACTCGGCCCACCGGCATGA
- a CDS encoding type II secretion system F family protein — MNLPSNIELIAVLSGIACATGLVLAAVALIGTTRPARTRAGSGLRRLWVGGGTTARERRAHQTLVVGAVLAGAVAFLLTGLPVVGLLVVLAVPGAPWLFTAGRAERRAINRIEAIGEWTRRLKDVSSTGQGLQQAIIGTVATAPDRIDEEVRLLAARLTAGWQARAALLAFADDIADPVGDQVVAALILHLTDRGERLGEVLGAIASAAAAEVVTRREVEAKRAQPRFAVRFLTGMTLLVLAYGLVNPDYMRPYGTPDGQLVMVLLGAAFVALLAWVRSMSLPPRPARFLAPPDTDEVLA, encoded by the coding sequence ATGAACCTGCCCTCGAACATCGAGCTGATCGCCGTACTCTCCGGAATCGCCTGCGCCACCGGCCTGGTACTGGCGGCCGTCGCGCTGATCGGCACGACCCGGCCGGCCCGGACCCGGGCCGGGTCCGGGCTGCGCCGACTCTGGGTCGGCGGCGGCACCACCGCCCGGGAACGGCGGGCCCACCAGACGCTGGTGGTCGGCGCGGTACTGGCCGGAGCGGTGGCGTTCCTGCTCACCGGCCTGCCCGTGGTCGGCCTGCTGGTGGTGCTCGCGGTGCCGGGCGCACCGTGGCTGTTCACCGCTGGCCGCGCCGAACGTCGGGCGATCAACCGGATCGAGGCGATCGGCGAGTGGACCCGCCGGCTCAAGGACGTCTCCAGCACCGGACAGGGTCTCCAGCAGGCCATCATCGGTACGGTCGCGACCGCGCCGGACCGGATCGACGAGGAGGTACGCCTGCTCGCCGCCCGTCTGACGGCCGGCTGGCAGGCCCGGGCCGCACTCCTCGCGTTCGCCGACGACATCGCCGACCCGGTCGGCGACCAGGTGGTGGCCGCGCTGATCCTGCACCTCACCGACCGGGGCGAGCGGCTCGGCGAGGTACTCGGGGCGATTGCCTCCGCCGCGGCGGCCGAGGTCGTCACCCGGCGCGAGGTGGAGGCGAAGCGGGCCCAGCCCCGGTTCGCGGTCCGCTTCCTCACCGGGATGACCCTGCTCGTCCTGGCGTACGGGCTGGTCAACCCGGACTACATGCGGCCGTACGGGACGCCGGACGGGCAACTCGTGATGGTGCTGCTCGGCGCCGCCTTCGTCGCCCTGCTGGCCTGGGTCCGGTCGATGAGCCTGCCGCCCCGGCCGGCGCGGTTCCTCGCCCCACCGGACACCGACGAGGTGCTGGCGTGA
- a CDS encoding TadE/TadG family type IV pilus assembly protein, which yields MRPGRPAGVDRVRRRTTGARRDRGANPVELAVLMPAILLLLLASIQAAAWFIARSTALNAAQSAVSAQRAYQAEPGVGEDRAEDFLDRAGDWLVGWEVTVTAPEPDDTQVSATVTGEPLRIMPFISLPGISETAFGTVERFVDEDQP from the coding sequence GTGCGGCCGGGCCGGCCCGCCGGGGTCGACCGGGTCCGGCGGCGGACGACCGGGGCGCGGCGGGACCGGGGCGCGAACCCGGTCGAGTTGGCCGTGCTGATGCCGGCCATCCTGCTCCTGCTGCTCGCCTCGATCCAGGCCGCGGCCTGGTTCATCGCCCGGTCCACCGCGCTGAACGCCGCCCAGTCGGCGGTCAGCGCGCAGCGTGCGTACCAGGCCGAGCCCGGGGTGGGCGAGGATCGGGCGGAGGACTTCCTCGACCGGGCGGGTGACTGGCTGGTCGGCTGGGAGGTCACGGTGACCGCCCCGGAGCCGGACGACACCCAGGTGAGCGCCACCGTCACCGGCGAGCCACTCCGGATCATGCCGTTCATCTCGCTACCGGGCATCAGTGAGACCGCCTTCGGCACGGTGGAACGGTTCGTCGACGAGGACCAGCCGTGA
- a CDS encoding SAF domain-containing protein, whose product MTVATSPTLGGPIDAPITPPRIVRQRRMRPGLLGLAVLLIALGGLGSAFAITSVRATGSYLAVARAVPVGTVLSADDVVAVQVAGGQGLDPVSSDRVAEVLGKRAAVTLTPGTLLTMAQLTDKPLLAAGQQQVSVGLKPSEVPAKRLRPGDKVLLFSTRGENDSAGAPATRFQATVIDMATPAANSVVLYLALAARDVPAVVALAAGDRIAVVLSAAA is encoded by the coding sequence GTGACCGTGGCGACCAGCCCCACGCTGGGCGGGCCGATCGACGCGCCGATCACCCCGCCCCGGATCGTCCGGCAGCGCCGGATGCGACCCGGTCTGCTCGGCCTCGCCGTACTGCTGATCGCGCTCGGCGGGCTCGGCTCGGCGTTCGCGATCACCTCGGTACGCGCCACCGGCAGCTATTTGGCGGTCGCCCGGGCCGTACCGGTCGGCACCGTACTCAGCGCGGACGACGTGGTCGCCGTGCAGGTCGCCGGTGGACAGGGGCTCGACCCGGTGTCGTCCGACCGGGTCGCCGAGGTGCTCGGCAAGCGGGCGGCCGTGACGCTGACCCCCGGCACCCTGCTGACCATGGCGCAGCTCACCGACAAGCCGCTGCTGGCCGCCGGGCAGCAGCAGGTCTCGGTGGGCCTCAAGCCGAGCGAGGTGCCGGCGAAACGGCTCCGTCCGGGCGACAAGGTGCTGCTGTTCAGCACCCGGGGCGAGAACGACAGCGCCGGGGCACCCGCCACCCGGTTCCAGGCCACCGTCATCGACATGGCCACCCCGGCCGCCAATTCCGTGGTCCTCTACCTCGCGTTGGCGGCCAGGGACGTCCCGGCGGTGGTGGCGCTGGCCGCCGGCGACCGGATCGCGGTCGTACTGAGTGCGGCAGCCTGA